A portion of the Salarias fasciatus chromosome 15, fSalaFa1.1, whole genome shotgun sequence genome contains these proteins:
- the LOC115401450 gene encoding cholesterol 24-hydroxylase-like isoform X2, protein MSPKYLKDNFLHSRAFKLFGERFLGNGLVTAVDHNLWYKQRRIMDPAFSSVYLRGLMGTFNEQAEKLMNKLSEMADSKTTATMHSLINCVTLDIISKVAFGVDLNLLNNSSPFPKAIETCLKGMMFNFRDNFFQYNPVNWPFVSEVRKACRLLRTTGAQWINERRLAMRNGEDPPKDILTQIIKCFDKENTTQEDEEIMLDNFVSFFIAGQETTASQLAFCIMELGRNPDVLEKVKAEVDEVIGMKQDLSYEDLGKLTYLTQVLKETLRLYATAPRTSREVLEDKVINGIKVPGGLTYIFSSYVASRMDKFFKDPLKFDPDRFHPDAPKPYYCYYPFSLGPRSCLGMNFAQMEAKVVMAKLLQRFDFDLVPGQTFDILNAGTLRPKSGVVCTVTHRKYKK, encoded by the exons ATGTCCCCAAAGTATCTGAAAGACAatttcctccacagcagagccTTCAAGCTGTTTGGTGAAAG GTTCTTAGGAAACGGCCTGGTAACAGCCGTTGATCATAATCTGTGGTATAAACAGCGGCGGATCATGGATCCTGCATTCAGCAGCGT GTATTTGAGAGGACTGATGGGCACCTTCAATGAGCAGGCAGAGAAACTGATGAATAAACTTTCGGAGATGGCTGATAGTAAAACTACCGCCACAATGCACAGCCTCATCAACTGTGTCACCCTCGACATTATCTCAAAG GTTGCTTTCGGTGTGGATTTAAACCTCCTGAATAATAGTTCACCGTTTCCAAAAGCCATCGAGACGTGTTTGAAAGGGATGATGTTCAACTTCAGGGATAATTTCTTTCAG TACAATCCAGTGAACTGGCCATTTGTTAGCGAGGTGAGAAAAGCGTGCCGGCTGCTGCGCACAACCGGAGCTCAGTGGATCAATGAAAGGAGGCTGGCCATGCGAAACGGCGAAGATCCCCCCAAGGACATCCTCACGCAGATCATCAAATGCTTTGACAAAG aAAACACTACTCAAGAGGATGAGGAGATTATGTTGGACAACTTCGTTTCATTTTTTATTGCAG GACAAGAAACGACAGCCAGTCAGCTGGCCTTTTGCATCATGGAGCTTGGACGTAATCCTGACGTCCTGGAGAA AGTGAAGGCTGAGGTAGATGAAGTCATTGGGATGAAGCAGGACCTGAGTTATGAAGACCTGGGGAAGCTGACCTATCTCACACAG GTGCTGAAAGAGACTCTCAGATTGTACGCGACGGCTCCAAGAACGTCCCGTGAAGTTTTGGAAGACAAAGTCATCAATGGAATTAAAGTCCCTGGAGGCCTCACGTATATT TTCAGCAGCTATGTGGCTTCAAGGATGGACAAATTTTTCAAGGACCCACTGAAGTTTGATCCCGACAGATTTCACCCAGACGCTCCCAA GCCGTACTACTGCTACTACCCGTTCTCCCTCGGACCACGCTCATGCCTGGGAATGAACTTCGCTcag ATGGAGGCCAAGGTAGTGATGGCCAAACTCCTCCAAAGGTTCGACTTCGACCTGGTCCCGGGACAGACCTTCGACATCTTGAACGCCGGCACGCTCAGGCCGAAGAGCGGAGTGGTGTGCACCGTCACACACAGGAAGTACAAGAAATAA
- the LOC115401450 gene encoding cholesterol 24-hydroxylase-like isoform X1 — MALLNLLLVVLALLFVAFLGYCLYIKRSHMKYDHIPGPPRDSFFSGHTQTFMRIMKKNGNIHDKFLEWAETYGPVYRINLVHIVFVCVYCPETTKEVLMSPKYLKDNFLHSRAFKLFGERFLGNGLVTAVDHNLWYKQRRIMDPAFSSVYLRGLMGTFNEQAEKLMNKLSEMADSKTTATMHSLINCVTLDIISKVAFGVDLNLLNNSSPFPKAIETCLKGMMFNFRDNFFQYNPVNWPFVSEVRKACRLLRTTGAQWINERRLAMRNGEDPPKDILTQIIKCFDKENTTQEDEEIMLDNFVSFFIAGQETTASQLAFCIMELGRNPDVLEKVKAEVDEVIGMKQDLSYEDLGKLTYLTQVLKETLRLYATAPRTSREVLEDKVINGIKVPGGLTYIFSSYVASRMDKFFKDPLKFDPDRFHPDAPKPYYCYYPFSLGPRSCLGMNFAQMEAKVVMAKLLQRFDFDLVPGQTFDILNAGTLRPKSGVVCTVTHRKYKK; from the exons ATGGCGCTTTTGAACCTGCTCCTGGTTGTGCTCGCCCTGCTTTTCGTGGCATTCCTGGGTTATTGCCTGTACATCAAACGCTCCCACATGAAGTATGACCACATCCCCGGACCGCCGAGGGACAG CTTCTTCTCGGGACACACTCAGACATTTATGAGGATCATGAAAAAGAACGGAAATATTCACGACAAGTTTCTGGAATG GGCTGAGACATATGGACCTGTTTACAGAATAAATTTAGTCCATATCGTTTTCGTGTGTGTCTACTGTCCAGAGACAACCAAG GAAGTCTTGATGTCCCCAAAGTATCTGAAAGACAatttcctccacagcagagccTTCAAGCTGTTTGGTGAAAG GTTCTTAGGAAACGGCCTGGTAACAGCCGTTGATCATAATCTGTGGTATAAACAGCGGCGGATCATGGATCCTGCATTCAGCAGCGT GTATTTGAGAGGACTGATGGGCACCTTCAATGAGCAGGCAGAGAAACTGATGAATAAACTTTCGGAGATGGCTGATAGTAAAACTACCGCCACAATGCACAGCCTCATCAACTGTGTCACCCTCGACATTATCTCAAAG GTTGCTTTCGGTGTGGATTTAAACCTCCTGAATAATAGTTCACCGTTTCCAAAAGCCATCGAGACGTGTTTGAAAGGGATGATGTTCAACTTCAGGGATAATTTCTTTCAG TACAATCCAGTGAACTGGCCATTTGTTAGCGAGGTGAGAAAAGCGTGCCGGCTGCTGCGCACAACCGGAGCTCAGTGGATCAATGAAAGGAGGCTGGCCATGCGAAACGGCGAAGATCCCCCCAAGGACATCCTCACGCAGATCATCAAATGCTTTGACAAAG aAAACACTACTCAAGAGGATGAGGAGATTATGTTGGACAACTTCGTTTCATTTTTTATTGCAG GACAAGAAACGACAGCCAGTCAGCTGGCCTTTTGCATCATGGAGCTTGGACGTAATCCTGACGTCCTGGAGAA AGTGAAGGCTGAGGTAGATGAAGTCATTGGGATGAAGCAGGACCTGAGTTATGAAGACCTGGGGAAGCTGACCTATCTCACACAG GTGCTGAAAGAGACTCTCAGATTGTACGCGACGGCTCCAAGAACGTCCCGTGAAGTTTTGGAAGACAAAGTCATCAATGGAATTAAAGTCCCTGGAGGCCTCACGTATATT TTCAGCAGCTATGTGGCTTCAAGGATGGACAAATTTTTCAAGGACCCACTGAAGTTTGATCCCGACAGATTTCACCCAGACGCTCCCAA GCCGTACTACTGCTACTACCCGTTCTCCCTCGGACCACGCTCATGCCTGGGAATGAACTTCGCTcag ATGGAGGCCAAGGTAGTGATGGCCAAACTCCTCCAAAGGTTCGACTTCGACCTGGTCCCGGGACAGACCTTCGACATCTTGAACGCCGGCACGCTCAGGCCGAAGAGCGGAGTGGTGTGCACCGTCACACACAGGAAGTACAAGAAATAA